The segment GAAATCAAGACTAAAATAATTGAGCTGAGCTCAAACCTGATCAAGAGTTACAGTAGCATGGTCAACTGGACCGTCTGGAAACACAACCTGGTGAACTTGTGAGACATAAGCGAGAACCTGAAGAAAAATTGAACCATAATAAGAAACCAAAAAAAACAGAAAGATAAATCGACAAATATGACTCAATAATGGAAGCTAGAGTTGCTTGTACGATTTGAATCATGAAAATGTAGTTAAAGCTGTGCTAGAGTGATTCTAAACATTTGACACAAGACAGATGTTTGCAGCATGGAACAGAGGGTCGGGCTCAGAATTAGCTTTTTTTTCCCCCTTTTCCTTTATGATTTGTTAGTGTAAATCAGACATTAATCATTTGCAAGTGCAAACAAATTAAACAAATACTCTGCACCAAGTACAGGCATTATTATAAATTCATAGAACAAATGCAATGAATTATGATCACATATAAAAAGAAACAATAGAGAGATCAATCCTCCAGCATGAAACATACCTCAGTTCCTGAGAACTGCTTGAGGATTTTCTTAGCAATAGCTCCGGAGGCAACTCTTCCAATGGTTTCTCTGGCAGAAGATCTACCACCACCCTTCAGTTACAAATTGAAATCAGATAAATTGGGTATAAACAAATCTGCATCTCTTAAAGAGATGGCAGAATCCATGGTACTGCAATGATGATAATAAAAGGCATTACCTGCACTGCTCTGACACCATATTTCATGTCATAAGTGGCATCAGCATGAGAGGGCCTATAAGCTATCGACATTTCCTTGTAATCCTGAAAGCAGAGTGACATCATTAAAGAATCCTTCTAGAGCCAAAAAAAcaaataattaattcaaaatcGAGAACGTCCCTAACATATGCGATATTCTTGAAATTAGCTCACAGGTTAAAACTGTGATCCTAAACTGAAACTGTTCACTAGATTGCCTTGAAATTAGTACGCATGACTCTACTTGACGACTACTGTTTATATGGTTACATCATTGCTTTTATTAATGAGGTCTCATTCACTGTCCAGAAGCAGTGCCAGCCCAAGTATTCCTTAATGAGGCTTGAGAGGTGCGAATTACATTATTAACTTCTAAAGATAATTCAAACTAGATTTTGATCATTTAAAATTCTATGCCAGAATTAAAACACCAACCAAAGGGTTGTTAAACCTCATTTTAGTTTTCCCATTTTAGACCCCCCAAGAAAATATTATAAGTATATACTCACATGTCCTCTCTGATCAGTATTTGGTACAAAAACATGGATTGGTGTTCCAGTAGTCACTCCTGCAGATTGTCAACGAATGTCCATTTAAAGACAAAGAAAGGAGATAAGAAACATCAAATGTCCAgggttaaaaatatatataacctTCTGAAACTCCAGAATATATTCGGCATGTGTCAGTCTCTTTCCTAGGGGTAGTAATTCGGCTCTGACCTGGCCTCCTGCAAACAACTCTTCACAGTTAACCCACAATGATGAAGCAATTTGCATCAATTGAGATGAAAGCTATATGACTACAACTTGTACTACTGCATTCTTTCATTTATAGGGAAACCCGATTCGCAAGAACTATCACTAGATCAACATGCAATGAAAATGAACAGAAAGATGCTACAAGGATGGACAAATCTTCATCTAAAGGTGAGCAATAGGATTAAAGCGATAATGCTAAGTTCTCATGATGAAGTACCTTCGGTCAAGATCAACTTGCAAATCAGATTCTGAGAGAGGAATCCTAGGAGGACATCCATCAACTATACAACCAACACCACCTCCATGAGATTCTCCAAATGTTGTAACACGGAAATAATTTCCAAATGTGCTCCCAGCTGCCTGTATCTCTGTTGGGCAACACATTTTGTCAGGCTTCAAAAGCTCAACTCAATCCCAATGTTCTTTATGTAGAAATTATTTCTAAATATTATAGGAATCAGAAAGACACAATAAGGATGTGCAATGTCTAATAAATTTAAGCTTCTACCAGAACCTTAAAAGAACCACATCCTAAAAATATTGGTTTTTCAATGTAGAAAACCGGTAACTCCTACACTCCGCATAAAGCTGATGCAAGCACAGACGAATTACACAGTTTAGAGACACTCCAAGATGTTTTGACATAATGGCAAAATGTTAGTGTTGATTTCAATGATGAAAATTCTCGAGTCAAATCAATTCACTGGTATGTAAAAGTATAGATTCCTACGTGCATCTCAGCCTATAGTGTTTATTGATCTTAAAAATCTCCCAGGTCAAAACACATTAACATAACTTCTATTGCTACTACAGTCATCTAAACCTGAAATCAAGCTTCAGCCGAAATGTCGAATAGATGGATCAATGCTGACACAAAAATATCGCATAAAGTCGACATGTGTGACCATTTATCTGTACATAACATTGTAAAATTGTATAGACATTCATGATTGTCTTTTTACATGATAACAACAGAATTTCTGTAACAAAACATAAAATGACAGCAAACAATATAGAAACCTGATGGCAATGGTCTATCAGTATTGCTCAAAATTCAAAACCGTAATTAACTTGAGTCCTAAGTTCAAAATACACACAAAACTTGAAGTTGAtaatttttaagaattcaaaTTCAACATTAAAAATCATTTTCTCTATTCCCAGACCAAATAATGCAATAAACTGCTAATTTCAACAGAAACAACTAAAAAAAAAAGCAATACCCAAAAAAAGAAACGaagttaaaaacaaaagaaaaaaaaaacccaatgtCAAAAACAAATCTTTAAAGAGAATACAGAAACCCAATTGAAATTGAAGATAAAAGAAGAAAACTTACGAAGCTTTTTGAGGGTTCTTGGTTTGATTGAGATATGAAGAGAGGCAAAAGAGAGTCTTTGAAGATCAGAAGAAAGAGAAGAGTTGGGTTTAGTAGCTCCAAGGAAAGGCTTAGATGTAATGGAAGAAGCCATAACAGCtttgaaaaattaaactaagagaagaaaagaaacaaataaaagaaagagggtagAATTGGAAGGAAATGAAGAGATTTGAGCAAATAAAACTGGAAGATTCAATAGAAATAGAAGGCTTTTGGGGAAGGGAGGGAAGAGTGGGTTGGTAGGCTTTGGTGGTTGGATTTTATTCTCAACTACCCtccatttgaaaaaaaaaaaaaatcaattttaataaaaatgtttAATTGTAGATTTGGAtattaatttttacatattttgtcaaaATAATCCTAATTATAATTTTAAGCCTTTTTTGACCATCAACTTTTTTCTACTTACTTTTTTAACAAATTTGATGAAAGTACAGTTAAAAAAGTTAATCGGGATGTGAAATTTcatatctttaatatttttaatgagatgtaatttattacttagataacttaataaaataattatatgtggaaaataaataaataattcatgaagttaaaaaataactcttaatttaaataaataaacataattatttaaaaatgttTCAAAATAAATGCACACATTCAACATTTTcggtttaatttattaattattacctCTCAAGAAGCAAACGTATGCattcattttgaaaaaaaatttaaatagtttttttaaatttcatggatgattttttatttttatttttcatgtaaTTATTTTTAGTGGTACTTTCATCAAATTTGTTAGAAAAAACAGcttgaaaaaaaacaaaattgatggccaaaaaattcaaaaatataattagggttattttaacaaaatatgtaaatattagtggtcaaatttaatattaagccataaaaatattaattaatcttTCTTAAATAAATTTAAGGTTGCAATTGATTGGTAAAGAAATTTGGAAAATGACTTTTAAAAGTGATTTGAAATTTTTGGAGAAGTTAATATTTAGATgattatatgtaaaatattttttgttatttgataatttttaaatcaTTTTCTAAAAAATTAGTCAAATAAACacaatattattatatttgttataaaatattatacgAATTTTATTTTgagaatcaaaatttattttctaatagGAATAATAttgtataatatataaatattatatataaatttaataataaataatatctaattaaaacttaatcTAAATTACATATATTAAATATACGAGAGTAGATAGTGAAACATTAGAGTTAGACGGGATAAATGAAGCAAAGAATGATTtacttaaatatttatatttatataattaaaataatcatattgtaaaacatttattattaaatatttataaattgtaatatatatttattatttaaaaattagtaTAAATATTTTCTATAATATATTAAGAATGTTGTTTTCaaatttaagtttgttattgttaaaatttattataaaaataaaattgtaatattaaataaattgttaaaataattatttttaaaattttattaataattatttatatttaataatataaataattaaatatgtatgtttagtattttaacattttaaatgttttaaaaattaaataaaatattaattaatataataatattaggcttaattcaagttaaattttatataaaatataaaattactcccAATTGAGCTTTGTTTTCTAAAATAACTTATAATTTTCGAAAGAGTAAGTCAATTTATAggaaaatgagtttattttctaTCGACCTATAAGTCATTTTCTATTGGTTAAGTTATTTTCATTAAACAAACATATGAAAATGTAGAAAATATTTTCCGTAAATTATTTTTCGTAAAACAAACGCACAAATCTATATAATTATAATTCATTAGACTTATTTGACCGAtagaatttaaattgaattacacTCCttgtaattattaaaaattgtaattAAATTTTTGCTTACTacaattttaaattgaatttgaatgatAAGAAATAGtttcataaataaaaaaatagtttaattttgtaatagaaattgttggaaaataattttttaaaatatgaataatctATAAATAACTTCGCCATTCAGGTGGTTACTGATGATGATATTTCAGTAACATTTTTCTAACATTTATTcctaaaatttttctaaaatataaatgtaaaatattacataatttaagaaaaaaagagaaatacCCAAAATAAATTCTTCCAGCTTTGAAAACAAGCCTTCCTTTCTTCTATATTTGAAAAacatgaaattttataactcttttattaaaataattgtattttttataaattattttatctcaattaatctaaaataatatgagataatcaaaattaatagggtttaattaataatatgagataataataattattaataattgtatttttataaattattttatctcaattaatctaaaataatatgagataatcaaaattaatagggtttaattaataatatgagataataataattattaataattgtatttttataaattattttatctcAAATGAAGAGATTATACTATCTTTTACTTGATTGATTGGAACTAGACCTGTGCATGAATAGGGCTACCCCGTCCTGATCTAAAGACCCACCTAAAATTTGAAAAGGTTTGAGTAAAAAATTAGATCGGAAAAATGGGCTTGAGCAAAACAATTAGGccatttaaaatatgttaaaGGTCCAAGCACGGCtcgttttaagtttataatactttatagtatgttattttatatattatgtaatttataacacattaaaaaataaatttataccaaatatataatatcactctaatgtaaacattaaaaaatattaagatgagtatataaaatttttaataaataaaaatgtgtaaatttattaaatattaaaataaaacaatataaatatttttaaaaaaattgggcCTAAAATGGGTTTGAATTAGTCTTTTATAAATATAAAcagatttaaataaaattttaatccgAGATTTTGAGTCAAGCCAAacttaaacaaacataaaatatattaaaatatcatGCTTAAACTTGATTCGACTCATAAATACCTCTAATTGAAACTATAAAAGGAGTTCAACTCTATACCATTCAATACACCTTCACAAATTAAGAAATGTCAGAAAACCTTTCCAAGATCTTAAGAAAAATttgaagaaattaaaaaaaaaaattgaaggaaTCCTTAAAAACACCATAAGAGTTGTGAATAAAGTGGCATTCAAAGTTGAATGTCAAAAGCCCTTAAATTCAATCAAATCAATTGAAGTTGCCTCCAAAGAATTTAAATCTGTTAGTTATTATGGCTTAGAAGAAAGCATTTTTGTAGgaaacataaatataaatatataaaaagtcaACCCTTACAATTCAACTTCCCTCCCAAGAATTTAAATCTACCAATTTTACCAGCCATTTtgagattttcttttattttataatattgcaGTTTAAtccatttaatttaaaattaagttataaaattaattgaaaaatataaattttattataataaaattttattacttttaaaatttgaGTTTTTAAATCTTTTTCAAATTAAGTCGGTGTTTAGTTAATTCATGCACCAACtttgtaaattttttataaagtAGTTAGATTATATACAATATGGGTGAAAAACTattataacaaatatatttataaaataattgaaaacaaATAAGAATTTGGTTAAAATGTTGGAGTTGATGATGTCTTAGGTTTAAATCTTGTTATGTGTTGGTTGAATtgaattttatagattttatataaaatataaaaagataaaagacttttataataatatttattgcttTCCAAAAAGGATTTTAGCCCTTTTCCTTCAAGTTGATGTTAATAGGACACCAATTTAgtcaagcatatatatatatatatatattacaaaatatagatatagatatttactaaacattaaaattaatggGTAAAAAGGCTTTTCCGGTCTCTTTCAATTTTATATTGCACAAATTGGTTCTTATTTAAAAAAATGGAGCAATTTAATCCTCATCAATTTCAAAACTGAGCATCTAAGGACAATTAATCA is part of the Gossypium arboreum isolate Shixiya-1 chromosome 5, ASM2569848v2, whole genome shotgun sequence genome and harbors:
- the LOC108450154 gene encoding chorismate synthase, chloroplastic-like, with the translated sequence MASSITSKPFLGATKPNSSLSSDLQRLSFASLHISIKPRTLKKLQIQAAGSTFGNYFRVTTFGESHGGGVGCIVDGCPPRIPLSESDLQVDLDRRRPGQSRITTPRKETDTCRIYSGVSEGVTTGTPIHVFVPNTDQRGHDYKEMSIAYRPSHADATYDMKYGVRAVQGGGRSSARETIGRVASGAIAKKILKQFSGTEVLAYVSQVHQVVFPDGPVDHATVTLDQIESNIVRCPHPEYAEKMIAAIDAVRTRGDSIGGVVTCIVRNAPRGLGSPVFDKLEAELAKAVMSLPATKGFEFGSGFAGTFLTGSEHNDEFFTDEHGTVRTRTNRSGGIQGGISNGEIINMRVAFKPTATISKKQHTVTREKEEIELLARGRHDPCVVPRAVPMVEAMVAMVLADQLMAQHGQCNLFPINPELQEPLSFSFPNFEPANI